The following coding sequences are from one Ornithodoros turicata isolate Travis chromosome 1, ASM3712646v1, whole genome shotgun sequence window:
- the LOC135378354 gene encoding protein shisa-5-like: MPCISLSVPGLTRKKDMDTRNHLLSLLLLATVVAADSDDNPSTAASVGSALASIFVFCCICYCIWRFCCRRTEVIHNVTNIQQVAAPAPAPAPAPAPAAAPTVVVAPTIVTPQGQPNIINNVNTAPQMMMPQAQPQMMMPQAQPQMMMPQSQPQMMMAQPQYQPQMMMPQGPSGMTGQPSAPPYRY; this comes from the exons ATGCCCTGCATTTCTCTGTCTGTGCCTGGGCTAACAAGGAAGAAAG ACATGGATACTAGGAATCATCTCCTGTCACTGCTGCTCTTGGCTACCGTCGTAGCAGCCGACTCTGACGACA ACCCATCTACAGCGGCGTCCGTAGGTAGTGCTCTTGCAAGTATCTTCGTATTCTGCTGCATTTGCTACTGCATCTGGCGATTCTGTTGCCGAAGAACAGAAGTTATTCACAATGTTACTAACATACAACAAGTGGCAGCACCTGCACCTGCACCTGCACCTGCACCTGCACCGGCAGCGGCTCCAACTGTTGTTGTAGCCCCGACGATTGTAACTCCACAGGGACAACCTAATATAATTAACAACGTGAACACGGCACCCCAAATGATGATGCCGCAAGCACAACCTCAAATGATGATGCCGCAAGCACAACCTCAGATGATGATGCCTCAGTCACAACCTCAAATGATGATGGCACAACCTCAATATCAACCTCAAATGATGATGCCTCAGGGGCCATCGGGGATGACGGGACAGCCTAGTGCCCCTCCGTACCGCTACTGA